The Cyprinus carpio isolate SPL01 chromosome B19, ASM1834038v1, whole genome shotgun sequence DNA window ttcTAGTGGCCCATGCAAGTAACTTGTATAGAAAAGAAAAGGCATATTTAAAGAAGGCATCTCTCTGACGATTTCATAATGGGATAGACATTTTAAACAAGCCAAAATATGACAGTGAGACACATTTACACCCCAAATTGTTTCACGGGAAGTGCATCTTTAATGGAATAATTCAGCctaaaatcatttactcaccctaatgtttttcaaactctttttttcttctgtgaaacaaaaaataagatgttGGGCAGAATGTCCCCTCCAACTATGGATGCGCTCTAAAATCCCATTTTGTGATTCACGGATGACCAATCAGCCAAATTACCCAATtttcaacattcttaaaaataaaggttcttgcatcaatggttctatgaagaaccttcaacagccatggaaccttttcaatacacaaaaggttctttaaattggaaaatgttctttagattattaaaatgttctttttaagaactattcactgaaaggttctttggggaacagaaaatggttcttttatggaaTAATTACAAATCTTTATtcagaatctttattttttaagagtgcatgacCACATTTTAGTTTTGGCCTGAACTTCTCCTTTAAGACCAGCAAAAGGATCAGGTTCTGCGTGCAAAGCACAACCATACAAATATGCCACTTCAGGCTACATATGAGAGAAACAATCTCACAGACCCAGCATCCACTAAATGAGCAAAAAAGGATGCGCTTTCAGATGCCCCAGGACTGAGGTCAGTCTAGTGCCAGTGCCTATGTAAGACAGCAGGGACAGTGAGACAGAAATAGCCAGCACTTCCCTCAGGCTCTATCAGTCAGGATGAGATCTAATGGCCCAGAAGTAACCACATGAGCTCAATCCAGAAGAGGCTGCCCTATCCCCTCAGAAAAGCCTGTGATTTTTGGATTAAAAGGAACCACTGGAGCCTTAATTAAGCTTTATTGTGTTTACGGTCTCTCTTGGAAATCGCTTCCCTCACGCTTGAGAGGCACTGGAGGAGAGCACTAAGGAGGGAACAGCTCCGATGTTAATCCAGGTTATTCGCATCTGCGTTTTCCCTGCAGCATGCTAACGGCATCAGCGACGTCTTCCTGTGCTATTTTGGTTTGGTGCGTATCGAACGCAACACAGTGCCCATGTGAAGAGCCTGATGGGTAATCCTGTGAATGGAGATCAGTCAATGGTCGCGCTAGGCCTCACTGCATTCTGGGACAACACAGACGGTAGGGATTATGTAACCGACATGTGCCAGATAAGGGTAAACAGAGTTGCTCTTTGCATCATAGCATCACATAAAGCCTGTTTGATGACACTTACCGTTTTATGTCTGAAAGGAAGTTGTCTAAAAATTCAACAAGGCAGTTTTTGATCACTAGACTCTAGACATTTGggaatttgtttcatttttaatccGTAGCCTATTGGTCAATGCATATTCTAGTCTAAAgcaatgagaaaaaaatagtCATATGGCTTATTTAGATGATatctactatttttatttttgttgttattttgtgctGTAAGAGTTAAGAACCTTAAAAGAACAGctaatgtttgcatttttgtatGCAGAAAGATCTTCCCTAACCAAAGCAGAATTTGAACAACAAAAAGCCTTCAGTAAAATTTAAATGACTGTCAAAGCACATTTATGTCCTCAAGTTGACATGAATGGAGCCTTTTAAACACATTCCAGAAAAGCTGTAAAATTCAAGTATTAAATGCAAAAAGGATAAACCATGAAAGTTCTGCAGCAAAAGCCAAAGTATGGCCCGTCGTTTCCTTTTATAATACAATAGCTGTATGTcaattggggggtgggggggggggtctgttgTGTCAGCAGCAGCTAAAATGGTAATTACCCTTGAGTGCTTTGGGTCATTTGGGGAAAAATGGTTATCTAGTCACCGCTGCCTCAGGCTCATCATGAATTTGGCATTTAAGAGCTCTTGACAGGTTGAGGTAAGCGTAGATGAACAATTCTTTCCTCTCAGATTTACTGCACAGGGTTAATGGCCAGTCTCTAGCTTCATTACGGTTTCTCATCCATTTCCATTACCCACTATGGTCTTTGCATTCATACTTCAAATGGGACTATCTAATTACCAATCTGATCTATCTATGGAGCCCATCTAATTACATTACTAGTTAATATCCAGGCTGCAGTAcgttcttaaagggttagttcacccaaaaatgaaaattaggctgcgttttactcaccccgaggcatcctaggtgtatatgactttattatttcagacgaatccagtcggagttatattaaaaattgtctttgatctttcaagcccTATATCATTGCAGTCaatgggtgttgcattgcttcagtccaaaagacgtgaaataaaaagcgcccttccattaaaaaaaatcagaagtgaTGCACACGGAAatgcagcggagagatcaaaacaaaacaaagatcaCTAATttgaagtacaaaatgaggatttgtaaagaagaatgtcagaggatttcaatataagccaagaggagactggttttcctttgctaaagtgaggaaactttgcttcttttgatcctgtaaacgaacgttggttttcacgagactcactggcGCATGTGCAGCGCTGACCTCATATatcatgctcccggaactgcttctgtgtacaactgttggcgcaagctacattaaagtgattattaaattttgaatatggatatttttcttacaaaaatgcatcgattcactacaggaggcctttgttcacccctcggagctgtgtgagacactttttttaatggatgggtgctttttatttcacgtcttttggactgaagcaatgcaacacccgctgactgcaatgatagagcttgaaagatcaaagacaattttttatataactccgactggattcgtcagaaagaagaaagtcatatacacctaggatgcctcaggggtgagtaaaacacagcctaatttaaatttttgggtgaaaataacccctttaaaaaaattatttgaaatagcacCAGATTAAGATTGTAACAATAGCAGGACCATTAGTGATGCAAAAACAGCCTTTATCTGCAGATACCAAAATATATGGTTATATTATAAAagaaactatatacaaaaacccTAATTTTGAtgtgaaacatttgaaatgtagttGGAAACAccctttaaataacaaaagcacaactaaagcaaTGTGTGGGCATGAAATCCTTATTTTGGTCAcccaacacttaaaaataaaggtcctgcCAAAACAGGTTTTACAGTCTGATGTCATAGAGACCCAAtaaaaacaagatacatttcatTATCACTGTTAATGGATGATGCTTTAGATAACCACATATGTACTAGAGCTTCAATAAACCCAAGAGAGCTTTGCTTTGCTCTGTTAATGGATGAAGCCAATACTGATCAGTACCTATAATGGTGCATCAAGAACTTTCATAATCTCCAAAGAACAAAACAGCCAACTGAAGCCTTCTATACAGGGCCAGATGACAAGTGTTCTTTGCTGAAGATgtaagtcattaaaaaaatgacaattctatcTCAATTTGTTCGAACCCTTGTGACGTTTTCTTCCATGGAACGCAAAAGCAACCTCAGGTACCATTTACTTTCGTTGTAAGGAAAAAGATGCAATGATAGTGAACGGAGAAATAAAATCATGTGTATCATGAAGATGAGTAGGCTGTGTTTCTGAGTGTGTATTACTATGTGATTACACTCACACACGATGTATGTAACATACACTACCATATAGACCCGCGTTGAATGATTGTTGCGCGTTTTTACGCGATTCAATGGAGGATGGCGTCAAGCAACATGAGATGTGAAGAAACCAATGTCGCTATGGCAAGAAGCCATCCTCACCTGTCCTTTGACCAGACTGGCAGCGAACTGCCTCATCACGGCCTCGACGGTGTACGCGCTCGACCAACCGCGGGGCGTTAATAACTCCATGCAGATCGCGCCGCCGTCCAGCACGTATCCGTTCTCCAGCCGCGGCGTCAGGACGCGCATGAACGGCGGGGAGAAGGGGAAATTGTCGGGGAAGGTGACATTCAGCAGTATGTACTCGGTGTTGGTCTCCTTCATGTCCTGCCACAGCGCGGAGTCCTTGTCCACCTGGTGCAGCTTGACATTCCAGTCGAAGAGGTTATCGTCCGCCAGCTCCACCGTGATGAAGCTGTCGCCGAGCCGCCGGATCTCCTGCAGCTCCTTCATCAGCCTCCGCGTCCGCACCTGGGTGCAGTGCTGCCGGTTGGCCGCCGGTGGGGGCATCACGGAGCCGCTCGACGCTTTGCCGCCTCCCGTCTGCTGCTTCTCTTTCGCGTCCTTGCTCGGTTTGTCCGGTTTGACGGCGGGCTTGTCCTTGCCGGACACGTCGAAGCGCCTGGCTTTGATTTCGGGCGTGCTGAGGATGTTGTTGGTCTCGTTGctggtgttgcagtgcttcatgtTGTTGTTCTTCTGGTTGCCTTTAGTTCCTTTCAGTGAGCCCTGGTGGTGATGCTTCGGGTCCTCCGTGTCTCGGTCGTGCAGTCGAATTAGACCGATTTTCCGCAAAAGAGTAGCCATTTGTGATGCTTCTCGCCGATCGAGGTGGGTGTGATGGAGCTCAGGAGACAAGACGCGTCCTCAATGCATCATTTCCCCGCGCGAGTGCACTTAAACACTAAAACGTTCATATAAAACGTATTCCAGCTCCTGTAATTCCGTGTGAGGCACAGCTGCGGCTGCTGCAGAGGAGGCACGATGACGCTGCTCAAAGTGCACCGGTAATCTGGCGCAGGCACACAAGAGTACCGGGAGCGGAGCACCTCAGGTCGGTTGGCTTCCGCTGTACCTGGACGGAATGAGTAATCAAGGGTCCGGCACGAGTTATTTTTTCTTCACACCAGTATTCCGACAAGTCCCGCCCTCGAGCTGATCGCTCTTTTCTGGAGTTGCCACAGCTATGTGATTGACTTCCAAAGTGTCCAATCACAGGCTGCAAAGAGCTCACGCTAGCCAATCCTGTCACAGGGGGCGGGGCTTGTCTGAATACTGCCGGATAAAATAAATAACGCTTTGCTCAACGTCTATAATAACGCGTTGCACGCCTTTATGTTTTGCAAATTTGGCATATTGTCcatttaattgttgttattatttttttttcacatacatgTAATTCATGTGTAACACTCCATTCTTCTGGtattttagttaatttcaatCCCTGCTTTACATCTTTGTCGGGTACAGGAACAATCCCAGAAACAGGATTTAGTATCGTTGTGTAACTTCGTgaatttgtttctctctctctggctttTCTACATTAGCTGTAATATAATATGTAAGATTCCATCggcattacttaaaaaaataataaataaataatgcgtCTTTGCCCTGTTTGGGGGGAAGGGTATCGAGTTCTCATGCATCAGCTggcgatgaatcaatacacccgCTTCTCTTAAACCTCGTATTGAAAAGATCAGTGCACCTGCAGTTCACACGAGTGTGTATAAAATCGTTTGTGTTTGAAAGCACCATCAACCAATGCATTGTGTCACCCATATGTTGTTTTCCAACAACGGCGACTTTGCAGCAATTCGAAACGCTTTACAGCACAACGAAGGATTCCGTTGCCAGGGTAACAGTCCATTCTCGCACGCTATTCGATGAACCGCTGCCGGAAAGCTGTCCGCTGTCATGGAAGTTGCGTGAGCAAATGTCCGTCTTTTGTTGacaattttatagttttatcCCAATTAAATCAATCGCACGCTTTACCTTTATGTAAAACACGGCACGTCATGGCCGAAAAGTTTGATAATCTCGAAGAACACCTCGAGAAATTCGTCGAAAACATACGACAGCTTGGGATTATTGTCAGTGATTTCCAGCCCAGCAGTCAAACCGGACTCAATCAGAAACTGTGAGTTGTACCGTTAATTATGTTTAGTTTAATACGAAACTAAAACGTTTTGTTGGGTTAAACAAATATTATCTAGTAAATAAAGGCGATTGTTAGCTTTAGCCATTCTTGGTTTGTTATGAGTAACGTTAGTGTTGCCTCGGTCAGTCACGAGTACAGCCGAAGTTAACGTGGTTATGTATTTCCTCAGGAACTTTATGATCACAGGACTGCAGGACATTGAGAAATGC harbors:
- the ube2ql1 gene encoding ubiquitin-conjugating enzyme E2Q-like protein 1; translated protein: MATLLRKIGLIRLHDRDTEDPKHHHQGSLKGTKGNQKNNNMKHCNTSNETNNILSTPEIKARRFDVSGKDKPAVKPDKPSKDAKEKQQTGGGKASSGSVMPPPAANRQHCTQVRTRRLMKELQEIRRLGDSFITVELADDNLFDWNVKLHQVDKDSALWQDMKETNTEYILLNVTFPDNFPFSPPFMRVLTPRLENGYVLDGGAICMELLTPRGWSSAYTVEAVMRQFAASLVKGQGRICRKAGKSKKAFSRKEAEATFKSLVKTHEKYGWVSPPVSDG
- the LOC109111604 gene encoding mediator of RNA polymerase II transcription subunit 10-like, coding for MNRCRKAVRCHGSCVSKCPSFVDNFIVLSQLNQSHALPLCKTRHVMAEKFDNLEEHLEKFVENIRQLGIIVSDFQPSSQTGLNQKLNFMITGLQDIEKCRQQLHDINVPLEVFEYIDQGRNPQLYTKECLERALAKNEQIKGKNDTLTKFKSLLVSELGKVFPEEMAKYKAIHGDDPPS